In the Terriglobales bacterium genome, one interval contains:
- a CDS encoding PQQ-binding-like beta-propeller repeat protein produces the protein MRSKALWCVLLWAAAGWAQSTFHGNVARTGVYDGAGPKQLKGVKWTFKTGGPIVTSPAIVDGVVYIASLDGHMHALDAATGKEKWKFKSSMPIASSPAIADGTLYFVSGRGALAALDLATGQPKWVFATEYERKFEAKNLHGYQPATQTIPDAWDIWISSPAVVNGKVYFGSGDGNVYAVDGAKGVVLWKFATGGVVHASPAVANGMVYVGSWDSRMYGLDAETGAEKWSFQAGVDPAIHNQEGFQSSPAVVDGMVYVGCRDGHVYALDAATGKKKWDYPTSKSWVNGTPAVRDGVVYVGTSDSSRLMALDARTGRLRWNFDAKAYMFSSAALAGELAYVGAHNGHLYAVETRTG, from the coding sequence ATGAGATCGAAGGCGCTGTGGTGTGTGTTGCTGTGGGCGGCGGCGGGTTGGGCGCAGAGCACCTTCCACGGCAACGTGGCGCGCACCGGGGTGTATGACGGCGCGGGTCCGAAGCAGCTCAAGGGCGTGAAGTGGACGTTCAAGACGGGCGGGCCGATCGTGACCTCGCCCGCCATCGTCGACGGCGTGGTCTACATCGCGAGCCTCGACGGGCACATGCACGCGCTCGACGCGGCGACCGGCAAAGAGAAGTGGAAGTTCAAGTCGAGCATGCCGATCGCGTCGTCGCCGGCGATCGCCGACGGGACGCTCTACTTCGTTTCGGGGCGCGGCGCGCTGGCGGCGCTCGACCTCGCCACCGGGCAGCCGAAGTGGGTGTTCGCCACCGAGTACGAGCGCAAGTTCGAGGCGAAGAACCTGCACGGGTACCAGCCGGCGACGCAGACCATCCCGGACGCGTGGGACATCTGGATCTCGTCGCCCGCGGTGGTGAACGGCAAGGTGTACTTCGGCTCGGGCGACGGCAACGTCTACGCGGTGGACGGCGCGAAGGGTGTGGTGCTGTGGAAGTTCGCGACCGGCGGCGTGGTGCACGCCTCGCCCGCGGTGGCGAACGGGATGGTGTACGTCGGGAGCTGGGACAGCAGGATGTACGGGCTCGACGCCGAGACCGGGGCGGAGAAGTGGTCGTTCCAGGCGGGCGTGGACCCGGCGATCCACAACCAGGAGGGCTTCCAGTCGTCGCCCGCGGTGGTGGACGGGATGGTGTACGTGGGATGCCGCGATGGGCACGTGTACGCGCTCGACGCCGCGACCGGCAAGAAGAAGTGGGACTACCCGACGAGCAAGTCGTGGGTGAACGGGACGCCGGCGGTGCGCGATGGCGTGGTCTACGTGGGGACGAGCGACAGCTCGCGCCTGATGGCGCTCGACGCGCGCACCGGGCGGCTGCGCTGGAACTTCGACGCCAAGGCCTACATGTTCTCGTCAGCGGCGCTGGCGGGCGAGCTGGCGTACGTCGGCGCGCACAACGGGCACCTGTATGCCGTCGAGACCAGGACCGGGAA
- a CDS encoding transposase: MPIHPKRFYGHGDLYFITFSCYRRLPLLGTGRRRDLFLRVLEKVRCEYRFTVVGYVLMPEHVHLFVSEPEHRNLSVVIKALKQAVAHRALSALRRERALARQLALFSETPAVFWQARFYDFNVFTEKKRTEKLRYMHRNPVKRGLVSSPERWRWSSFRSYALRDGRTGDCQCDLPTGMGEEPGGLAPAPRQAELVWGTPSSTMSAVCLGHPPLPRPADSAQRGSSSAP; this comes from the coding sequence GTGCCGATCCACCCCAAGCGCTTTTACGGCCACGGTGACCTCTACTTCATTACCTTCAGCTGCTACCGTCGCCTGCCGCTCCTTGGCACCGGCCGCCGGCGCGACTTGTTCCTTCGCGTCCTCGAGAAGGTCCGCTGCGAGTACCGGTTCACCGTCGTGGGATACGTCCTCATGCCCGAGCACGTCCACCTCTTCGTCTCCGAACCCGAGCACCGCAACCTTTCGGTCGTCATCAAGGCGCTCAAGCAGGCGGTGGCCCACCGCGCCCTGTCCGCCTTGCGTCGCGAGCGCGCCCTTGCGCGCCAGTTGGCGTTGTTCTCCGAGACTCCCGCTGTCTTCTGGCAGGCGCGTTTCTACGACTTCAACGTCTTCACCGAGAAGAAGCGGACGGAAAAACTCCGCTACATGCACCGCAATCCGGTGAAGCGCGGCCTCGTGAGTTCCCCGGAGCGATGGCGCTGGAGCAGCTTTCGTTCCTACGCGCTGCGCGACGGAAGGACTGGTGACTGTCAATGCGATCTTCCCACCGGCATGGGCGAAGAACCTGGCGGGCTAGCGCCCGCGCCCAGACAAGCGGAGCTTGTCTGGGGCACCCCTTCTTCTACAATGTCGGCGGTTTGCCTGGGCCACCCGCCGCTCCCTCGTCCTGCGGACTCGGCGCAACGCGGATCATCTTCCGCGCCTTAA